The following are encoded together in the Bacillus cereus group sp. RP43 genome:
- the radA gene encoding DNA repair protein RadA, giving the protein MAKKKTKFTCQECGYQSPKYMGKCPGCGQWNTLVEEMEPVVSSRRLNYANAIQSEVTKPRRLTEVETKSEARIETKFQEFNRVLGGGIVDGSLVLIGGDPGIGKSTLLLQISSQLADSSYDVLYISGEESAKQIKLRADRLHVKGSNLFVVAETDLQRIAAHIEEMNPAFVVIDSIQTIHLPEVTSAPGSVAQVRECTAELMKLAKTKGIPIFIVGHVTKEGAIAGPRMLEHMVDAVLYFEGDRHHTYRILRAVKNRFGSTNEMGIFEMKELGLAEVLNPSEIFLEERPVGVAGSTVVASMEGTRPVLVEIQALISPTSFGNPRRMATGIDHNRVSLIMAVLEKRTGLLLQNQDAYLKVAGGLKLDEPAIDLAVALSIASSFRDKPTAPTDAVIGEVGLTGEVRRVSRIEQRVQEAAKLGFQRAIIPRKNLGGWTIPDGIEVVGVSNLGEALRLTLGG; this is encoded by the coding sequence ATGGCTAAAAAGAAAACAAAATTTACATGTCAAGAATGTGGTTATCAGTCGCCAAAATATATGGGGAAATGTCCTGGATGTGGTCAATGGAATACGCTTGTTGAAGAGATGGAACCAGTTGTATCATCAAGACGCCTTAATTATGCCAATGCAATTCAATCAGAAGTAACAAAACCAAGACGCTTAACAGAGGTAGAAACAAAGTCTGAGGCACGTATTGAAACGAAATTTCAAGAGTTTAACCGTGTACTTGGTGGCGGGATTGTAGATGGATCTTTAGTACTTATTGGTGGAGACCCTGGGATTGGGAAATCAACATTGTTATTACAAATTTCATCGCAATTAGCCGATTCTTCATATGATGTACTATACATATCAGGTGAGGAGTCAGCAAAGCAGATTAAACTTCGTGCAGATCGTTTGCATGTAAAGGGTAGTAATCTATTTGTTGTAGCAGAGACTGATTTACAACGAATTGCAGCGCACATTGAAGAGATGAATCCAGCTTTTGTTGTTATTGACTCCATTCAGACGATACATTTACCTGAAGTAACGTCAGCCCCAGGGAGTGTAGCGCAAGTACGTGAATGTACAGCGGAATTAATGAAACTTGCAAAGACGAAAGGGATTCCTATTTTTATCGTCGGACATGTGACAAAAGAAGGGGCAATTGCAGGACCACGTATGCTAGAACATATGGTTGATGCAGTTCTTTACTTTGAAGGAGATCGTCACCATACATATCGTATTTTGCGAGCCGTGAAGAACCGTTTTGGTTCCACAAATGAAATGGGTATCTTTGAAATGAAGGAACTAGGTCTTGCAGAAGTACTAAATCCTTCTGAAATTTTCCTTGAGGAACGTCCAGTTGGAGTTGCAGGATCCACAGTGGTTGCTTCAATGGAAGGAACAAGACCGGTTTTAGTAGAAATACAAGCATTAATCTCCCCTACTAGTTTTGGAAATCCTCGAAGAATGGCGACGGGAATTGATCATAACCGCGTTTCACTTATTATGGCAGTGCTAGAAAAAAGAACAGGTTTATTATTGCAAAATCAAGACGCATATTTAAAAGTCGCGGGTGGTTTGAAATTAGATGAGCCAGCAATCGATTTAGCCGTTGCATTAAGTATTGCTTCAAGTTTCAGAGATAAACCTACTGCACCAACCGATGCGGTAATAGGAGAAGTAGGCCTAACTGGAGAAGTAAGAAGAGTATCAAGAATTGAACAACGTGTACAAGAAGCAGCGAAATTAGGATTTCAACGTGCTATTATTCCTAGAAAAAATTTGGGAGGATGGACAATTCCAGATGGGATTGAGGTAGTAGGTGTTTCTAATTTAGGAGAAGCGCTTCGTTTGACATTAGGAGGCTAG
- the clpC gene encoding ATP-dependent protease ATP-binding subunit ClpC, producing MMFGRFTERAQKVLALSQEEAIRIGHNNIGTEHILLGLVREGEGIAAKALIALGLSPEKVQKEVEALIGRGTEASQTVHYTPRAKKVIELSMDEARKLGHSYVGTEHILLGLIREGEGVAARVLNNLGVSLNKARQQVLQLLGSNEASSGHQGGSSTNANTPTLDSLARDLTVVARENRLDPVIGRSKEIQRVIEVLSRRTKNNPVLIGEPGVGKTAIAEGLAQQIVNNEVPETLRDKRVMTLDMGTVVAGTKYRGEFEDRLKKVMDEIRQAGNIILFIDELHTLIGAGGAEGAIDASNILKPSLARGELQCIGATTLDEYRKYIEKDAALERRFQPIHVDEPNLEESVQILKGLRDRYEAHHRVSITDDAIDAAVKLSDRYITDRFLPDKAIDLIDEAASKVRLRSYTTPPNLKELEVKLEEIRKEKDAAVQSQEFEKAASLRDMEQRLREKLEDTKRQWKEKQGQENSEVTVEDIANVVSTWTRIPVSKLAQTETDKLLNLESILHDRLIGQDEAVVAVAKAVRRARAGLKDPKRPIGSFIFLGPTGVGKTELARALAESMFGDEDAMIRIDMSEYMEKHSTSRLVGSPPGYVGYEEGGQLTEKVRRKPYSVVLLDEVEKAHPDVFNILLQVLEDGRLTDSKGRTVDFRNTIVIMTSNVGADALKRNKHLGFNVQDESRDYSDMKGKVMDELKKAFRPEFLNRIDEIIVFHMLEKKHIQEIVTLMVNQLVNRLKEQEIELHLTEGAIAAIADKGFDREYGARPLRRAIQKHVEDRLSEELLKGAIEKGQKVIFDVEGESFVIHSAEKVK from the coding sequence ATGATGTTTGGAAGATTTACAGAACGAGCACAGAAAGTATTAGCTTTATCTCAAGAGGAAGCAATTCGCATTGGGCATAATAATATTGGAACAGAACATATTTTACTTGGGCTTGTACGCGAAGGTGAAGGAATTGCAGCAAAAGCGTTAATTGCTCTTGGATTAAGTCCAGAGAAAGTTCAAAAAGAGGTAGAAGCATTAATTGGACGTGGCACGGAAGCTTCTCAAACAGTACATTACACACCTCGTGCTAAAAAAGTTATTGAGTTGTCTATGGACGAAGCTCGTAAATTGGGTCATTCCTACGTTGGAACAGAACATATTTTACTTGGTTTAATCCGTGAAGGTGAAGGTGTAGCAGCACGTGTTTTAAATAATTTAGGTGTAAGCCTAAATAAAGCAAGACAACAAGTGTTACAACTCCTTGGAAGTAATGAAGCTAGTTCAGGTCACCAAGGTGGTTCATCAACAAATGCGAATACGCCTACACTTGACAGTCTAGCACGTGATTTAACAGTTGTTGCACGTGAAAATCGCTTAGATCCTGTTATTGGACGTAGTAAAGAAATTCAACGTGTAATTGAAGTGTTAAGCCGTAGAACAAAAAACAATCCAGTATTAATTGGAGAACCTGGTGTAGGTAAGACAGCAATTGCGGAAGGATTAGCACAGCAAATTGTAAATAATGAAGTTCCTGAAACTTTAAGAGATAAGCGTGTTATGACATTAGATATGGGTACAGTTGTTGCTGGAACAAAATATCGTGGTGAATTTGAGGATCGTTTAAAGAAAGTGATGGATGAGATTCGCCAAGCTGGTAACATCATTCTATTTATTGATGAGCTTCATACGTTAATTGGTGCAGGAGGGGCGGAAGGTGCAATTGATGCATCGAATATTTTAAAACCATCTTTAGCACGTGGTGAATTACAATGTATTGGTGCAACAACTTTAGATGAATATCGTAAATACATTGAAAAGGATGCGGCATTAGAAAGACGTTTCCAACCAATTCATGTTGATGAACCAAACTTAGAAGAATCAGTTCAAATTTTAAAAGGTTTACGTGACCGTTATGAGGCGCATCACCGCGTATCTATTACAGATGATGCAATCGATGCGGCTGTAAAACTTTCAGATCGTTACATTACAGACCGTTTTTTACCTGATAAAGCAATCGATTTAATTGATGAGGCTGCATCAAAAGTGCGCTTACGTTCTTATACAACACCGCCAAACTTAAAAGAGCTTGAAGTGAAGCTTGAGGAAATTAGAAAAGAAAAAGATGCAGCTGTACAAAGCCAAGAATTTGAAAAAGCTGCTTCCTTACGTGATATGGAACAACGTTTACGTGAAAAGTTAGAAGATACAAAGCGTCAGTGGAAAGAGAAACAAGGACAAGAAAACTCAGAAGTAACAGTAGAAGATATTGCAAATGTCGTTTCCACATGGACACGTATTCCGGTTTCTAAACTTGCACAAACAGAGACAGATAAATTATTAAACTTGGAATCAATTTTACATGATCGTTTAATTGGGCAGGATGAAGCAGTTGTAGCTGTGGCAAAAGCTGTTCGTCGTGCGAGAGCGGGATTAAAAGATCCGAAACGTCCAATTGGCTCATTTATTTTCCTAGGACCGACTGGTGTAGGTAAAACAGAATTAGCGAGGGCATTAGCGGAATCTATGTTCGGTGATGAGGATGCAATGATCCGCATCGATATGTCTGAGTACATGGAAAAGCATTCTACTTCTCGTTTAGTTGGATCTCCTCCAGGATATGTTGGATATGAAGAAGGTGGACAATTAACAGAGAAAGTTCGTCGTAAGCCATATTCAGTTGTCTTATTAGATGAAGTAGAGAAAGCTCATCCTGATGTGTTTAATATTTTACTACAAGTATTAGAAGATGGTCGTTTAACAGATTCTAAAGGACGTACAGTTGATTTCCGTAATACAATTGTTATTATGACGTCTAATGTTGGTGCAGACGCATTAAAACGTAATAAACATCTTGGATTTAACGTACAAGATGAGAGCCGCGATTATTCAGATATGAAAGGTAAAGTAATGGATGAATTGAAAAAAGCATTTCGTCCAGAATTCTTAAACCGTATTGATGAAATTATCGTGTTCCATATGCTTGAGAAAAAACATATTCAAGAAATTGTAACTCTTATGGTGAATCAGTTAGTGAATCGCTTAAAAGAACAAGAGATTGAATTGCACTTAACAGAAGGAGCAATTGCAGCAATTGCTGATAAAGGATTTGATCGAGAGTACGGTGCTCGTCCGCTTCGTAGAGCAATTCAAAAACATGTAGAAGATAGACTATCAGAAGAACTGTTAAAAGGTGCTATTGAGAAAGGACAAAAAGTTATCTTTGATGTAGAAGGAGAATCATTTGTCATTCATAGTGCGGAAAAGGTAAAATAA
- a CDS encoding PIN/TRAM domain-containing protein, giving the protein MLKRIVQLFFLVIGGALGIFLIPKVINVLDVGAVPWLEGSYVRAIIGAIILFLTTFWLVDYIVQLIKHIEEALVKAPVADVLFGTLGLISGLIVAYLILIPIREFTIPVISTVLQVFFTLLLGYLGFQVGFKKRNELLGLFTLPQRGGKKKNNSENEEVEVEKSTTHWKILDTSVIIDGRIADICQTKFLEGTIVIPQFVLEELQHIADSSDALKRNRGRRGLDILNRIQKELPIPVEIYEGDFEDIQEVDSKLVKLAKITGGTVVTNDFNLNKVSELQGVTVLNINDLANAIKPVVLPGEELSVYVVKDGKEQNQGVAYLDDGTMIVVEDGREFVGSQLNVLVTSVLQTSAGRMIFAKRKLLEKAL; this is encoded by the coding sequence ATGTTAAAAAGGATCGTGCAGCTCTTCTTTTTAGTGATCGGGGGAGCGTTAGGGATTTTTCTAATCCCAAAAGTTATTAATGTATTGGACGTCGGTGCTGTTCCTTGGCTTGAGGGATCGTACGTTCGTGCGATTATTGGTGCAATTATTTTATTTTTAACAACATTTTGGCTTGTGGATTATATTGTTCAACTTATTAAACATATCGAAGAAGCCCTTGTAAAGGCACCGGTAGCGGATGTTTTATTCGGTACATTAGGGTTGATCTCTGGTCTTATTGTTGCATATTTAATTTTGATACCAATTCGTGAATTCACGATTCCAGTCATTAGTACAGTATTACAAGTGTTCTTTACTCTTTTACTTGGTTATTTAGGATTCCAAGTAGGATTTAAAAAGAGAAATGAATTGCTAGGATTATTTACATTACCCCAGCGCGGAGGTAAGAAGAAAAACAATAGCGAGAACGAAGAGGTAGAGGTAGAAAAATCTACAACTCATTGGAAAATTCTCGATACAAGTGTAATTATTGATGGACGTATTGCGGATATTTGCCAAACGAAGTTTTTAGAAGGAACAATTGTGATTCCACAATTCGTATTAGAAGAGCTTCAGCATATTGCCGATTCTTCTGATGCTTTAAAGCGTAATCGTGGTCGCAGAGGATTAGACATTTTAAATCGTATTCAAAAAGAGCTACCAATTCCGGTGGAAATTTATGAAGGTGATTTCGAGGATATCCAAGAAGTGGATAGCAAGCTAGTAAAGTTAGCTAAAATCACTGGTGGAACTGTTGTAACAAATGATTTCAACTTAAACAAAGTATCTGAATTACAAGGAGTAACAGTGTTAAACATTAACGATTTAGCAAATGCAATTAAACCAGTCGTACTCCCTGGCGAAGAATTAAGTGTTTATGTTGTAAAAGATGGTAAAGAGCAAAATCAAGGTGTTGCATACTTAGATGATGGTACGATGATTGTAGTAGAAGACGGTAGAGAATTTGTCGGTTCGCAACTTAATGTACTAGTTACAAGTGTGTTGCAAACATCGGCTGGTCGTATGATTTTCGCAAAACGTAAATTATTAGAAAAAGCATTATAA
- the ispD gene encoding 2-C-methyl-D-erythritol 4-phosphate cytidylyltransferase, which yields MYTLIIPAAGQGKRMGAGKNKLFLLINGVPIIMHTLRAFEKDKACKRIIMAINEEERPYFEELMQKYPVEKQVQFIQGGAERQDSVYNALQYVSGVEYVLVHDGARPFVTNKMMQDVLTAAEKYGASICAVPVKDTIKKVEQGVVVETIERSQLKAVQTPQGFSVPLLLEAHRSAKQSCFLGTDDASLVERVGKQVGVVEGSYYNIKVTTPEDLLIAESFLHVQKK from the coding sequence ATGTATACGTTAATTATTCCGGCAGCGGGTCAAGGGAAACGGATGGGTGCTGGCAAAAACAAATTGTTCTTACTTATAAATGGAGTACCTATCATTATGCATACATTACGTGCTTTTGAAAAAGATAAAGCATGTAAACGTATTATCATGGCAATTAACGAAGAGGAACGCCCTTATTTTGAGGAGTTAATGCAGAAGTATCCGGTTGAAAAGCAGGTGCAATTTATTCAAGGCGGGGCCGAAAGACAAGATAGTGTGTATAATGCGCTTCAGTATGTGAGTGGTGTTGAATATGTTCTCGTACACGATGGTGCGCGCCCGTTCGTAACGAATAAGATGATGCAAGATGTATTAACTGCAGCAGAGAAATATGGTGCTTCCATTTGTGCGGTGCCAGTGAAGGATACCATTAAGAAAGTAGAACAGGGTGTTGTTGTTGAAACGATAGAACGTTCTCAGCTTAAAGCGGTTCAAACACCGCAAGGATTTTCTGTTCCTCTTTTATTAGAAGCTCATAGAAGTGCAAAGCAAAGTTGTTTTCTTGGTACAGATGATGCAAGTCTCGTAGAACGTGTCGGGAAGCAAGTAGGCGTAGTAGAGGGGAGTTACTATAATATTAAGGTGACGACTCCAGAGGATTTACTAATTGCTGAAAGCTTCCTTCATGTTCAGAAGAAATAG
- the disA gene encoding DNA integrity scanning diadenylate cyclase DisA translates to MEENKQRVKSMINILQLVAPGTPLREGIDNVLRAQTGGLIVLGYNEQIKSIVDGGFHINCAFSPASLYELAKMDGALILNETGSKILIANAQLVPDPSIDSIETGMRHRTAERVAKQTASLVVAISQRRNVITLYQGNLRYTLKDIGVILTKANQAIQTLEKYKAVWNDGITNLGILEFEEVVTMSEVVHVLHSVEMVLRIKNEILSYIHELGTEGRLIRLQLTELLADLEAEAALLIKDYYQEKTQDHHQILKKLQDLANTQLLEDSDLVKLLGYPGQMSLEESVTPRGYRIASKISRVPPLIIENLINRFKTLQGVCRATINELDDVEGIGEVRAKKIREGLKRIQEHLYMSRHN, encoded by the coding sequence ATGGAGGAAAACAAGCAACGTGTCAAAAGTATGATTAACATTCTACAGCTCGTTGCCCCAGGAACACCACTACGCGAAGGGATAGATAACGTGCTTCGTGCGCAAACTGGAGGGTTAATCGTTCTTGGGTATAATGAGCAAATTAAAAGTATTGTTGATGGAGGATTTCACATTAATTGTGCATTCTCACCGGCTAGTTTATATGAATTAGCAAAAATGGATGGAGCACTTATTTTAAATGAAACTGGGAGCAAAATTTTAATTGCAAACGCACAATTAGTTCCAGATCCATCCATTGATTCTATTGAAACAGGTATGCGTCACCGAACGGCAGAGCGTGTAGCAAAGCAGACGGCTAGCCTTGTTGTGGCTATTTCACAAAGACGTAACGTAATTACACTATATCAAGGGAACTTACGTTATACACTAAAAGATATAGGTGTAATTTTAACAAAGGCAAACCAAGCTATTCAAACGTTAGAAAAATATAAAGCTGTATGGAATGATGGGATTACGAATTTGGGCATTCTAGAATTTGAAGAGGTCGTTACGATGTCCGAGGTAGTTCACGTTTTACATAGTGTTGAAATGGTACTGCGTATTAAAAATGAAATATTGAGCTACATTCATGAGTTAGGAACGGAAGGAAGGTTAATTCGTTTACAACTTACAGAATTACTAGCCGACTTAGAAGCAGAAGCGGCGTTATTAATTAAAGATTATTATCAAGAAAAAACGCAGGATCACCATCAAATTTTGAAAAAGTTACAAGATCTTGCAAATACACAGCTTTTAGAGGATAGCGATTTAGTTAAATTGCTCGGCTATCCAGGGCAAATGAGCTTAGAAGAAAGCGTGACACCGAGGGGGTACCGAATCGCAAGCAAAATTTCTCGTGTTCCACCACTTATCATTGAAAATTTAATTAATCGATTTAAAACATTGCAAGGTGTTTGTCGTGCAACTATTAATGAATTGGATGATGTGGAAGGAATTGGAGAAGTTAGGGCGAAGAAAATACGAGAGGGCCTAAAAAGAATTCAAGAGCATCTCTATATGAGTAGACACAATTAA